The proteins below come from a single Poecilia reticulata strain Guanapo linkage group LG5, Guppy_female_1.0+MT, whole genome shotgun sequence genomic window:
- the lamb3 gene encoding laminin subunit beta-3 isoform X4, with amino-acid sequence MKILLLLAAAAVAAAQNDCSLGACYPPSTDLLLGRSHQLRASSTCGLTGSEIYCTPYQWKMKCCPCDSRNPNGQLAHTVKDILTTSEPNRWWQSSKGVDPVVLQFDLNNLFQLDNLILSFKGPRPNALLIERTLDNGRTWQPALYLAKNCEEAFPGIQTNSPISLEQTYCHTLQPHADPYQEESIEFSPLRQYLYAPVSNSQKIEDKAGLTGLRVMLTELGDVPRFPGRSFSKFFALKEMRVMGTCMCHGHADRCQAQEYNSPGTDTIQVNHVCDCRHNTAGENCERCADFYNDLPWRPAVEGNTHTCQRCECNNHAQHCHFDPAVYEASGRRSGGVCEGCMHHTTGPKCDRCAPGYQPNPRSRMDRPDACIRCACIAEGTVNGGQCEDRTGSCQCKANVEGPYCDRCRKGFHSLSSSDPMGCKKCSCSPVGSLSVLCDPVTGQCPCRPHFHGLTCDLCSKGFWKPPQSEVCEPCGCDPTWSASDTCDQRTGQCQCRRDFGGRMCSQCADGSYGTPLSGCRPCQCDTAGTLPEVCNRKTGACLCRPGVTGPRCDSCSRGYCDSFPACELCPDCFFTLDSQRRNVSLVLDKLSLRLPSLPGGGGDLGSFGPSFRELEAGLGRIRESISRPPKTVTQLEDALFLLNKLRDDLEKADDTLPHPVRDPGLEAELIKLQELLDSISLMYNAKKDSTGTVIDPDDAGALDAVKKAYDESTNATKKVNSTESTVKEARDIREETEDIRNQVQPNNTKVLSQLKDKMASQPDLTPVAKQVCGSARSEPCTPLQCEGDALCPPEGSPLCQSGTQCVGALPLSKKADADVTDVKDRLANLSLKITEAAEMLQNAQEKTDEVRQVAKDLSDKTKTKRDQLEDDLKQTQEIVQDLKDFLTDPSSNLTQVQEISEWILNASLPVSLPDLEKKLEELKNLAANLPNTENVLKEAKPQLETARKLLQEAEEARDKALEPKDKLDKLQEGLDAGNDSLSDLEKKLQGSLDLIKSVNDDLTQAEDKLKPAEKALTDTEALMTPMKDQLEELKKLLEDAKQKAPEALKTAGQAEEEATAAQPILKTLEEQLDRLKGQAGPGAPGETTPLAERVEKLKEKAKTLTNTTLNMTDALEGKADSLRGLQDEIIQKSAKLEGLDTKLKDILQVIRKRAEELRTCSA; translated from the exons ATGAAGATCCTTTTGCTTCTAGCTG CAGCGGCTGTGGCTGCAGCCCAGAACGACTGCTCTCTGGGAGCATGTTACCCGCCGAGCACAGACCTGCTGCTGGGTCGGTCTCACCAGCTCCGGGCCTCCTCCACCTGCGGCCTCACTGGCTCAGAGATCTACTGCACCCCATACCAG TGGAAAATGAAATGCTGCCCTTGTGACTCCAGGAACCCAAACGGTCAGCTGGCCCACACAGTGAAAGACATCCTCACAACTTCTGAGCCAAACCGGTGGTGGCAGTCCAGTAAAG GCGTAGATCCAGTCGTTCTTCAGTTTGACCTCAACAATCTCTTCCAGCTCGATAACCTGATTCTCAGCTTCAAG GGTCCTCGTCCCAACGCCCTGCTCATAGAGAGAACTCTGGACAATGGACGGACCTGGCAACCCGCACTTTACTTGGCCAAAAACTGTGAGGAAGCTTTCCCCGGGATCCAAACCAACAGCCCCATCAGTCTGGAGCAGACATACTGCCACACACTGCAACCCCATGCCGATCCATACCAGGAGGAAAGT ATCGAGTTCAGCCCGTTGCGTCAGTACCTTTACGCTCCAGTTTCCAACAGCCAGAAGATTgaag ATAAGGCCGGTCTGACCGGCCTGCGAGTGATGCTGACCGAGCTGGGCGACGTGCCCCGCTTCCCGGGCAGATCCTTCAGCAAGTTTTTTGCCCTGAAGGAGATGAGAGTGATGGGAACCTGCATGTGCCACGGACACGCCGACCGCTGCCAGGCGCAGGAATACAACTCTCCTGGTACCGACACCATACAG GTGAATCATGTGTGTGACTGCAGACACAACACGGCCGGTGAGAACTGCGAGCGCTGTGCCGACTTCTACAACGATCTGCCCTGGAGACCCGCAGTGGAAGGGAACACACACACCTGCCAAC GCTGTGAGTGCAACAACCACGCCCAGCACTGTCACTTCGACCCAGCAGTGTATGAGGCCAGTGGGCGGAGGAGTGGCGGAGTGTGTGAGGGCTGCATGCACCACACCACAGGGCCAAAGTGTGACCGGTGTGCCCCGGGCTACCAGCCAAACCCACGGAGCCGGATGGATCGTCCCGATGCGTGCATAC GCTGCGCCTGCATTGCGGAGGGGACGGTGAACGGTGGCCAGTGTGAAGACAGGACCGGCTCCTGTCAGTGCAAGGCTAACGTGGAGGGCCCTTACTGTGACCGCTGCAGGAAAGGTTTCCACAGCCTGAGCTCGTCTGACCCCATGGGCTGCAAAA AATGCTCCTGTTCTCCGGTCGGCTCCCTGTCGGTGCTGTGTGACCCTGTGACCGGACAGTGTCCCTGTCGCCCCCACTTCCACGGCCTGACCTGCGACTTGTGTTCGAAAGGCTTCTGGAAGCCGCCCCAGTCAGAGGTCTGCGAACCGTGTGGCTGTGACCCGACCTGGTCGGCCAGTGACACCTGTGACCAG CGGACTGGTCAGTGTCAGTGCAGACGAGACTTTGGAGGAAGGATGTGCAGTCAGTGCGCAGACGGCTCATATGGAACCCCTCTGTCTGGCTGCCGAC CTTGTCAGTGTGACACGGCAGGAACCCTTCCAGAAGTGTGCAACAGGAAAACAGGAGCGTGTTTGTGCCGACCTGGTGTCACGGGGCCCCGCTGCGACTCCTGCAGCCGCGGGTACTGTGACTCGTTCCCTGCCTGTGAACTTTGTCCAGACTGCTTCTTCACTCTGGACTCCCAGCGAAGGAACGTCAGCCTTGTTCTGGACAAGCTTTCCCTCAGACTGCCGTCTCTTCCCGGCGGCGGTGGGGACCTTGGGAGCTTCGGGCCAAGCTTTCGGGAGCTTGAGGCCGGCCTCGGCCGGATCAGGGAGTCCATATCCCGACCTCCCAAGACTGTCACACAACTGGAGGACGCTCTGTTCCTGCTCAACAAACTGAG ggACGACTTGGAGAAGGCCGATGACACTCTTCCTCATCCAGTCAGAGATCCTGGTTTGGAAGCGGAGCTGATTAAACTGCAGGAACTGCTGGACAGCATCTCTTTAATGTACAACGCCAAGAAAGATTCCACAGGGACCGTCATCGACCCCGACGATGCAG GAGCTCTTGATGCCGTCAAGAAGGCGTATGATGAGTCGACAAATGCGACTAAGAAAGTGAATTCGACTGAGAGCACAGTAAAAGAGGCGAGAGACATCCGAGAGGAGACGGAGGACATTCGGAATCAAGTGCAGCCAAACAATACCAAAGTCCTGAGCCAGCTGAAAGACAAAATGGCCTCCCAGCCAGACCTGACTCCTGTTGCTAAGCAG GTGTGTGGCAGTGCTCGGTCCGAGCCCTGCACCCCTCTGCAGTGTGAGGGGGACGCTCTGTGTCCCCCAGAGGGCAGCCCGCTCTGCCAGAGCGGGACGCAGTGCGTTGGCGCGCTGCCTTTAAGCAAAAAGGCCGACGCCGACGTTACGGATGTGAAGGACCGTCTGGCCAACCTCAGTCTGAAGATCACCGAAGCTGCAGAGATG cttcagAACGCACAGGAAAAAACAGACGAGGTGAGGCAAGTAGCGAAAGACCTGTCAGACAAAACTAAGACAAAAAGAGACCAGCTGGAGGACGACCTGAAGCAGACGCAAGAGATAGTTCAAGACCTCAAGGACTTTCTGACGG ATCCATCTTCCAACCTGACTCAGGTTCAGGAGATAAGCGAGTGGATTCTGAACGCCAGCCTGCCGGTCAGTCTGCCTGACTTGGAGAAAAAACTGGAGGAGCTGAAAAATCTGGCTGCTAATCTGCCAAACACCGAGAACGTTCTGAAGGAGGCCAAGCCCCAGCTGGAAACAGccaggaagctgctgcaggaggcGGAGGAGGCCAG GGACAAGGCGCTGGAACCCAAGGACAAGTTGGACAAACTCCAGGAAGGTTTAGACGCAGGGAACGACTCCCTCTCagacctggaaaaaaaactgcagggcAGCTTGGACCTCATCAAAAGCGTCAATGACGACCTGACACAG GCCGAAGACAAGCTGAAGCCAGCAGAGAAGGCGCTGACCGACACAGAAGCACTGATGACACCGATGAAGGaccagctggaggagctgaagaagttGCTGGAGGATGCAAAGCAGAAGGCTCCTGAAGCTCTGAAGACCGCAGGGCAGGCTGAGGAAGAGGCAACCGCAGCTCAACCG ATTCTAAAGACTTTGGAGGAGCAGCTCGATCGTCTCAAAGGCCAGGCGGGCCCTGGAGCTCCTGGAGAGACGACGCCTCTGGCAGAGAGAGTGGAGAAGCTGAAGGAGAAGGCTAAAACTCTGACCAACACCACACTCAATATGACAGATGCTCTCGAAG gaaaagcAGACTCCCTGAGAGGACTGCAGGACGAGATCATCCAGAAGTCTGCCAAGCTTGAAGGACTTGACACCAAGCTGAAGGACATCTTGCAAGTGATCCGAAAAAGAGCGGAAGAACTCCGTACCTGTTCGGCCTAA
- the lamb3 gene encoding laminin subunit beta-3 isoform X3, producing the protein MKILLLLAAAAAVAAAQNDCSLGACYPPSTDLLLGRSHQLRASSTCGLTGSEIYCTPYQWKMKCCPCDSRNPNGQLAHTVKDILTTSEPNRWWQSSKGVDPVVLQFDLNNLFQLDNLILSFKGPRPNALLIERTLDNGRTWQPALYLAKNCEEAFPGIQTNSPISLEQTYCHTLQPHADPYQEESIEFSPLRQYLYAPVSNSQKIEDKAGLTGLRVMLTELGDVPRFPGRSFSKFFALKEMRVMGTCMCHGHADRCQAQEYNSPGTDTIQVNHVCDCRHNTAGENCERCADFYNDLPWRPAVEGNTHTCQRCECNNHAQHCHFDPAVYEASGRRSGGVCEGCMHHTTGPKCDRCAPGYQPNPRSRMDRPDACIRCACIAEGTVNGGQCEDRTGSCQCKANVEGPYCDRCRKGFHSLSSSDPMGCKKCSCSPVGSLSVLCDPVTGQCPCRPHFHGLTCDLCSKGFWKPPQSEVCEPCGCDPTWSASDTCDQRTGQCQCRRDFGGRMCSQCADGSYGTPLSGCRPCQCDTAGTLPEVCNRKTGACLCRPGVTGPRCDSCSRGYCDSFPACELCPDCFFTLDSQRRNVSLVLDKLSLRLPSLPGGGGDLGSFGPSFRELEAGLGRIRESISRPPKTVTQLEDALFLLNKLRDDLEKADDTLPHPVRDPGLEAELIKLQELLDSISLMYNAKKDSTGTVIDPDDAGALDAVKKAYDESTNATKKVNSTESTVKEARDIREETEDIRNQVQPNNTKVLSQLKDKMASQPDLTPVAKQVCGSARSEPCTPLQCEGDALCPPEGSPLCQSGTQCVGALPLSKKADADVTDVKDRLANLSLKITEAAEMLQNAQEKTDEVRQVAKDLSDKTKTKRDQLEDDLKQTQEIVQDLKDFLTDPSSNLTQVQEISEWILNASLPVSLPDLEKKLEELKNLAANLPNTENVLKEAKPQLETARKLLQEAEEARDKALEPKDKLDKLQEGLDAGNDSLSDLEKKLQGSLDLIKSVNDDLTQAEDKLKPAEKALTDTEALMTPMKDQLEELKKLLEDAKQKAPEALKTAGQAEEEATAAQPILKTLEEQLDRLKGQAGPGAPGETTPLAERVEKLKEKAKTLTNTTLNMTDALEGKADSLRGLQDEIIQKSAKLEGLDTKLKDILQVIRKRAEELRTCSA; encoded by the exons ATGAAGATCCTTTTGCTTCTAGCTG CAGCAGCGGCTGTGGCTGCAGCCCAGAACGACTGCTCTCTGGGAGCATGTTACCCGCCGAGCACAGACCTGCTGCTGGGTCGGTCTCACCAGCTCCGGGCCTCCTCCACCTGCGGCCTCACTGGCTCAGAGATCTACTGCACCCCATACCAG TGGAAAATGAAATGCTGCCCTTGTGACTCCAGGAACCCAAACGGTCAGCTGGCCCACACAGTGAAAGACATCCTCACAACTTCTGAGCCAAACCGGTGGTGGCAGTCCAGTAAAG GCGTAGATCCAGTCGTTCTTCAGTTTGACCTCAACAATCTCTTCCAGCTCGATAACCTGATTCTCAGCTTCAAG GGTCCTCGTCCCAACGCCCTGCTCATAGAGAGAACTCTGGACAATGGACGGACCTGGCAACCCGCACTTTACTTGGCCAAAAACTGTGAGGAAGCTTTCCCCGGGATCCAAACCAACAGCCCCATCAGTCTGGAGCAGACATACTGCCACACACTGCAACCCCATGCCGATCCATACCAGGAGGAAAGT ATCGAGTTCAGCCCGTTGCGTCAGTACCTTTACGCTCCAGTTTCCAACAGCCAGAAGATTgaag ATAAGGCCGGTCTGACCGGCCTGCGAGTGATGCTGACCGAGCTGGGCGACGTGCCCCGCTTCCCGGGCAGATCCTTCAGCAAGTTTTTTGCCCTGAAGGAGATGAGAGTGATGGGAACCTGCATGTGCCACGGACACGCCGACCGCTGCCAGGCGCAGGAATACAACTCTCCTGGTACCGACACCATACAG GTGAATCATGTGTGTGACTGCAGACACAACACGGCCGGTGAGAACTGCGAGCGCTGTGCCGACTTCTACAACGATCTGCCCTGGAGACCCGCAGTGGAAGGGAACACACACACCTGCCAAC GCTGTGAGTGCAACAACCACGCCCAGCACTGTCACTTCGACCCAGCAGTGTATGAGGCCAGTGGGCGGAGGAGTGGCGGAGTGTGTGAGGGCTGCATGCACCACACCACAGGGCCAAAGTGTGACCGGTGTGCCCCGGGCTACCAGCCAAACCCACGGAGCCGGATGGATCGTCCCGATGCGTGCATAC GCTGCGCCTGCATTGCGGAGGGGACGGTGAACGGTGGCCAGTGTGAAGACAGGACCGGCTCCTGTCAGTGCAAGGCTAACGTGGAGGGCCCTTACTGTGACCGCTGCAGGAAAGGTTTCCACAGCCTGAGCTCGTCTGACCCCATGGGCTGCAAAA AATGCTCCTGTTCTCCGGTCGGCTCCCTGTCGGTGCTGTGTGACCCTGTGACCGGACAGTGTCCCTGTCGCCCCCACTTCCACGGCCTGACCTGCGACTTGTGTTCGAAAGGCTTCTGGAAGCCGCCCCAGTCAGAGGTCTGCGAACCGTGTGGCTGTGACCCGACCTGGTCGGCCAGTGACACCTGTGACCAG CGGACTGGTCAGTGTCAGTGCAGACGAGACTTTGGAGGAAGGATGTGCAGTCAGTGCGCAGACGGCTCATATGGAACCCCTCTGTCTGGCTGCCGAC CTTGTCAGTGTGACACGGCAGGAACCCTTCCAGAAGTGTGCAACAGGAAAACAGGAGCGTGTTTGTGCCGACCTGGTGTCACGGGGCCCCGCTGCGACTCCTGCAGCCGCGGGTACTGTGACTCGTTCCCTGCCTGTGAACTTTGTCCAGACTGCTTCTTCACTCTGGACTCCCAGCGAAGGAACGTCAGCCTTGTTCTGGACAAGCTTTCCCTCAGACTGCCGTCTCTTCCCGGCGGCGGTGGGGACCTTGGGAGCTTCGGGCCAAGCTTTCGGGAGCTTGAGGCCGGCCTCGGCCGGATCAGGGAGTCCATATCCCGACCTCCCAAGACTGTCACACAACTGGAGGACGCTCTGTTCCTGCTCAACAAACTGAG ggACGACTTGGAGAAGGCCGATGACACTCTTCCTCATCCAGTCAGAGATCCTGGTTTGGAAGCGGAGCTGATTAAACTGCAGGAACTGCTGGACAGCATCTCTTTAATGTACAACGCCAAGAAAGATTCCACAGGGACCGTCATCGACCCCGACGATGCAG GAGCTCTTGATGCCGTCAAGAAGGCGTATGATGAGTCGACAAATGCGACTAAGAAAGTGAATTCGACTGAGAGCACAGTAAAAGAGGCGAGAGACATCCGAGAGGAGACGGAGGACATTCGGAATCAAGTGCAGCCAAACAATACCAAAGTCCTGAGCCAGCTGAAAGACAAAATGGCCTCCCAGCCAGACCTGACTCCTGTTGCTAAGCAG GTGTGTGGCAGTGCTCGGTCCGAGCCCTGCACCCCTCTGCAGTGTGAGGGGGACGCTCTGTGTCCCCCAGAGGGCAGCCCGCTCTGCCAGAGCGGGACGCAGTGCGTTGGCGCGCTGCCTTTAAGCAAAAAGGCCGACGCCGACGTTACGGATGTGAAGGACCGTCTGGCCAACCTCAGTCTGAAGATCACCGAAGCTGCAGAGATG cttcagAACGCACAGGAAAAAACAGACGAGGTGAGGCAAGTAGCGAAAGACCTGTCAGACAAAACTAAGACAAAAAGAGACCAGCTGGAGGACGACCTGAAGCAGACGCAAGAGATAGTTCAAGACCTCAAGGACTTTCTGACGG ATCCATCTTCCAACCTGACTCAGGTTCAGGAGATAAGCGAGTGGATTCTGAACGCCAGCCTGCCGGTCAGTCTGCCTGACTTGGAGAAAAAACTGGAGGAGCTGAAAAATCTGGCTGCTAATCTGCCAAACACCGAGAACGTTCTGAAGGAGGCCAAGCCCCAGCTGGAAACAGccaggaagctgctgcaggaggcGGAGGAGGCCAG GGACAAGGCGCTGGAACCCAAGGACAAGTTGGACAAACTCCAGGAAGGTTTAGACGCAGGGAACGACTCCCTCTCagacctggaaaaaaaactgcagggcAGCTTGGACCTCATCAAAAGCGTCAATGACGACCTGACACAG GCCGAAGACAAGCTGAAGCCAGCAGAGAAGGCGCTGACCGACACAGAAGCACTGATGACACCGATGAAGGaccagctggaggagctgaagaagttGCTGGAGGATGCAAAGCAGAAGGCTCCTGAAGCTCTGAAGACCGCAGGGCAGGCTGAGGAAGAGGCAACCGCAGCTCAACCG ATTCTAAAGACTTTGGAGGAGCAGCTCGATCGTCTCAAAGGCCAGGCGGGCCCTGGAGCTCCTGGAGAGACGACGCCTCTGGCAGAGAGAGTGGAGAAGCTGAAGGAGAAGGCTAAAACTCTGACCAACACCACACTCAATATGACAGATGCTCTCGAAG gaaaagcAGACTCCCTGAGAGGACTGCAGGACGAGATCATCCAGAAGTCTGCCAAGCTTGAAGGACTTGACACCAAGCTGAAGGACATCTTGCAAGTGATCCGAAAAAGAGCGGAAGAACTCCGTACCTGTTCGGCCTAA
- the lamb3 gene encoding laminin subunit beta-3 isoform X1 — MLGSLICSRLPLPQESRMKILLLLAAAAAVAAAQNDCSLGACYPPSTDLLLGRSHQLRASSTCGLTGSEIYCTPYQWKMKCCPCDSRNPNGQLAHTVKDILTTSEPNRWWQSSKGVDPVVLQFDLNNLFQLDNLILSFKGPRPNALLIERTLDNGRTWQPALYLAKNCEEAFPGIQTNSPISLEQTYCHTLQPHADPYQEESIEFSPLRQYLYAPVSNSQKIEDKAGLTGLRVMLTELGDVPRFPGRSFSKFFALKEMRVMGTCMCHGHADRCQAQEYNSPGTDTIQVNHVCDCRHNTAGENCERCADFYNDLPWRPAVEGNTHTCQRCECNNHAQHCHFDPAVYEASGRRSGGVCEGCMHHTTGPKCDRCAPGYQPNPRSRMDRPDACIRCACIAEGTVNGGQCEDRTGSCQCKANVEGPYCDRCRKGFHSLSSSDPMGCKKCSCSPVGSLSVLCDPVTGQCPCRPHFHGLTCDLCSKGFWKPPQSEVCEPCGCDPTWSASDTCDQRTGQCQCRRDFGGRMCSQCADGSYGTPLSGCRPCQCDTAGTLPEVCNRKTGACLCRPGVTGPRCDSCSRGYCDSFPACELCPDCFFTLDSQRRNVSLVLDKLSLRLPSLPGGGGDLGSFGPSFRELEAGLGRIRESISRPPKTVTQLEDALFLLNKLRDDLEKADDTLPHPVRDPGLEAELIKLQELLDSISLMYNAKKDSTGTVIDPDDAGALDAVKKAYDESTNATKKVNSTESTVKEARDIREETEDIRNQVQPNNTKVLSQLKDKMASQPDLTPVAKQVCGSARSEPCTPLQCEGDALCPPEGSPLCQSGTQCVGALPLSKKADADVTDVKDRLANLSLKITEAAEMLQNAQEKTDEVRQVAKDLSDKTKTKRDQLEDDLKQTQEIVQDLKDFLTDPSSNLTQVQEISEWILNASLPVSLPDLEKKLEELKNLAANLPNTENVLKEAKPQLETARKLLQEAEEARDKALEPKDKLDKLQEGLDAGNDSLSDLEKKLQGSLDLIKSVNDDLTQAEDKLKPAEKALTDTEALMTPMKDQLEELKKLLEDAKQKAPEALKTAGQAEEEATAAQPILKTLEEQLDRLKGQAGPGAPGETTPLAERVEKLKEKAKTLTNTTLNMTDALEGKADSLRGLQDEIIQKSAKLEGLDTKLKDILQVIRKRAEELRTCSA; from the exons ATGCTCGGCTCTCTCATCTGTTCCAGACTTCCTCTGCCACAGGAATCCAGAATGAAGATCCTTTTGCTTCTAGCTG CAGCAGCGGCTGTGGCTGCAGCCCAGAACGACTGCTCTCTGGGAGCATGTTACCCGCCGAGCACAGACCTGCTGCTGGGTCGGTCTCACCAGCTCCGGGCCTCCTCCACCTGCGGCCTCACTGGCTCAGAGATCTACTGCACCCCATACCAG TGGAAAATGAAATGCTGCCCTTGTGACTCCAGGAACCCAAACGGTCAGCTGGCCCACACAGTGAAAGACATCCTCACAACTTCTGAGCCAAACCGGTGGTGGCAGTCCAGTAAAG GCGTAGATCCAGTCGTTCTTCAGTTTGACCTCAACAATCTCTTCCAGCTCGATAACCTGATTCTCAGCTTCAAG GGTCCTCGTCCCAACGCCCTGCTCATAGAGAGAACTCTGGACAATGGACGGACCTGGCAACCCGCACTTTACTTGGCCAAAAACTGTGAGGAAGCTTTCCCCGGGATCCAAACCAACAGCCCCATCAGTCTGGAGCAGACATACTGCCACACACTGCAACCCCATGCCGATCCATACCAGGAGGAAAGT ATCGAGTTCAGCCCGTTGCGTCAGTACCTTTACGCTCCAGTTTCCAACAGCCAGAAGATTgaag ATAAGGCCGGTCTGACCGGCCTGCGAGTGATGCTGACCGAGCTGGGCGACGTGCCCCGCTTCCCGGGCAGATCCTTCAGCAAGTTTTTTGCCCTGAAGGAGATGAGAGTGATGGGAACCTGCATGTGCCACGGACACGCCGACCGCTGCCAGGCGCAGGAATACAACTCTCCTGGTACCGACACCATACAG GTGAATCATGTGTGTGACTGCAGACACAACACGGCCGGTGAGAACTGCGAGCGCTGTGCCGACTTCTACAACGATCTGCCCTGGAGACCCGCAGTGGAAGGGAACACACACACCTGCCAAC GCTGTGAGTGCAACAACCACGCCCAGCACTGTCACTTCGACCCAGCAGTGTATGAGGCCAGTGGGCGGAGGAGTGGCGGAGTGTGTGAGGGCTGCATGCACCACACCACAGGGCCAAAGTGTGACCGGTGTGCCCCGGGCTACCAGCCAAACCCACGGAGCCGGATGGATCGTCCCGATGCGTGCATAC GCTGCGCCTGCATTGCGGAGGGGACGGTGAACGGTGGCCAGTGTGAAGACAGGACCGGCTCCTGTCAGTGCAAGGCTAACGTGGAGGGCCCTTACTGTGACCGCTGCAGGAAAGGTTTCCACAGCCTGAGCTCGTCTGACCCCATGGGCTGCAAAA AATGCTCCTGTTCTCCGGTCGGCTCCCTGTCGGTGCTGTGTGACCCTGTGACCGGACAGTGTCCCTGTCGCCCCCACTTCCACGGCCTGACCTGCGACTTGTGTTCGAAAGGCTTCTGGAAGCCGCCCCAGTCAGAGGTCTGCGAACCGTGTGGCTGTGACCCGACCTGGTCGGCCAGTGACACCTGTGACCAG CGGACTGGTCAGTGTCAGTGCAGACGAGACTTTGGAGGAAGGATGTGCAGTCAGTGCGCAGACGGCTCATATGGAACCCCTCTGTCTGGCTGCCGAC CTTGTCAGTGTGACACGGCAGGAACCCTTCCAGAAGTGTGCAACAGGAAAACAGGAGCGTGTTTGTGCCGACCTGGTGTCACGGGGCCCCGCTGCGACTCCTGCAGCCGCGGGTACTGTGACTCGTTCCCTGCCTGTGAACTTTGTCCAGACTGCTTCTTCACTCTGGACTCCCAGCGAAGGAACGTCAGCCTTGTTCTGGACAAGCTTTCCCTCAGACTGCCGTCTCTTCCCGGCGGCGGTGGGGACCTTGGGAGCTTCGGGCCAAGCTTTCGGGAGCTTGAGGCCGGCCTCGGCCGGATCAGGGAGTCCATATCCCGACCTCCCAAGACTGTCACACAACTGGAGGACGCTCTGTTCCTGCTCAACAAACTGAG ggACGACTTGGAGAAGGCCGATGACACTCTTCCTCATCCAGTCAGAGATCCTGGTTTGGAAGCGGAGCTGATTAAACTGCAGGAACTGCTGGACAGCATCTCTTTAATGTACAACGCCAAGAAAGATTCCACAGGGACCGTCATCGACCCCGACGATGCAG GAGCTCTTGATGCCGTCAAGAAGGCGTATGATGAGTCGACAAATGCGACTAAGAAAGTGAATTCGACTGAGAGCACAGTAAAAGAGGCGAGAGACATCCGAGAGGAGACGGAGGACATTCGGAATCAAGTGCAGCCAAACAATACCAAAGTCCTGAGCCAGCTGAAAGACAAAATGGCCTCCCAGCCAGACCTGACTCCTGTTGCTAAGCAG GTGTGTGGCAGTGCTCGGTCCGAGCCCTGCACCCCTCTGCAGTGTGAGGGGGACGCTCTGTGTCCCCCAGAGGGCAGCCCGCTCTGCCAGAGCGGGACGCAGTGCGTTGGCGCGCTGCCTTTAAGCAAAAAGGCCGACGCCGACGTTACGGATGTGAAGGACCGTCTGGCCAACCTCAGTCTGAAGATCACCGAAGCTGCAGAGATG cttcagAACGCACAGGAAAAAACAGACGAGGTGAGGCAAGTAGCGAAAGACCTGTCAGACAAAACTAAGACAAAAAGAGACCAGCTGGAGGACGACCTGAAGCAGACGCAAGAGATAGTTCAAGACCTCAAGGACTTTCTGACGG ATCCATCTTCCAACCTGACTCAGGTTCAGGAGATAAGCGAGTGGATTCTGAACGCCAGCCTGCCGGTCAGTCTGCCTGACTTGGAGAAAAAACTGGAGGAGCTGAAAAATCTGGCTGCTAATCTGCCAAACACCGAGAACGTTCTGAAGGAGGCCAAGCCCCAGCTGGAAACAGccaggaagctgctgcaggaggcGGAGGAGGCCAG GGACAAGGCGCTGGAACCCAAGGACAAGTTGGACAAACTCCAGGAAGGTTTAGACGCAGGGAACGACTCCCTCTCagacctggaaaaaaaactgcagggcAGCTTGGACCTCATCAAAAGCGTCAATGACGACCTGACACAG GCCGAAGACAAGCTGAAGCCAGCAGAGAAGGCGCTGACCGACACAGAAGCACTGATGACACCGATGAAGGaccagctggaggagctgaagaagttGCTGGAGGATGCAAAGCAGAAGGCTCCTGAAGCTCTGAAGACCGCAGGGCAGGCTGAGGAAGAGGCAACCGCAGCTCAACCG ATTCTAAAGACTTTGGAGGAGCAGCTCGATCGTCTCAAAGGCCAGGCGGGCCCTGGAGCTCCTGGAGAGACGACGCCTCTGGCAGAGAGAGTGGAGAAGCTGAAGGAGAAGGCTAAAACTCTGACCAACACCACACTCAATATGACAGATGCTCTCGAAG gaaaagcAGACTCCCTGAGAGGACTGCAGGACGAGATCATCCAGAAGTCTGCCAAGCTTGAAGGACTTGACACCAAGCTGAAGGACATCTTGCAAGTGATCCGAAAAAGAGCGGAAGAACTCCGTACCTGTTCGGCCTAA